The Paenibacillus beijingensis nucleotide sequence GACATATTTTCAGGCTTGGCGAAGAACGCGATCAGTTTCTTCGATTCTTCCAGATGCTTGCCGTCTTTCCATGCTCCCACCGTATACCTCTCGCCGCCGGAGAAATTCGTGCCGTCGCCGGCAACCATTGAAGTAAGCGGCATAATGCCGACTTTCACGTTAGGATCGACCTTGTGCACTTCATCCGCAAAGCTGGTTCCTCCTATAATAAAGGCCACCTTGCCTTGCGCGAACCGCGTCGGCATATCGCTGCGCTTGGCCGTCAGCACATCTTCGTTGATATATCCTTTTGATTTCAAATCAAGCAGTTTTTGCGCAAGTTCCGCCCACTTGTTCCAATCGAAATTGCCGTCCAGCAAGCTTTGGGCATCGTTCTGAGCCGGACTGATGAACAGAGATGTGGCATACTGATCCAAAAACTGGCCGATCATGCCGTTATCGACGCCGGACATAAAGAACGGGGTGATTTGTCCGCCGCTGCTTGTTTTCAGCGTTTCCGCCGCGGCCAATAATTCCTCGAACGTTTGAGGCGGTTTAATGTTGTATTTGCTTAAGACATCCGCATTATACGTAATGCCGTCCTTCGCTTCGCTCAGCACAAGCGTGTAAACTTTGCCGTCTTTATCGACGACGACCGGCTTGATCGTATCGGTAAGGTTGCCCGCCCACGGCTCATCTTTCAGATCCGCCAAGTAGTTGCCGTAGCGGATAATCGCCCATCCGTGCGTATCGAATACGTCCGGAAGATCGTTCGCCGCCATCTTGACCTTCAAAATATTTTCATATTCCGAGCCGGGGAATTGGAACTCCACCTGAATATTCGGGTTTTCCTTCATAAAGTCGCCCGCAATGCCTTTCAGCGCATCCTGAACCGCAGAGTCGGACGTCGTATTGTAGACCGTCAGCCTGATTTTGTCCCCGCCT carries:
- a CDS encoding ABC transporter substrate-binding protein; translated protein: MRKAMFMIMTVFLTFSLVLMGCSQRQGNGSGNSSGSANGSKTENQGSGAAASGGGDKIRLTVYNTTSDSAVQDALKGIAGDFMKENPNIQVEFQFPGSEYENILKVKMAANDLPDVFDTHGWAIIRYGNYLADLKDEPWAGNLTDTIKPVVVDKDGKVYTLVLSEAKDGITYNADVLSKYNIKPPQTFEELLAAAETLKTSSGGQITPFFMSGVDNGMIGQFLDQYATSLFISPAQNDAQSLLDGNFDWNKWAELAQKLLDLKSKGYINEDVLTAKRSDMPTRFAQGKVAFIIGGTSFADEVHKVDPNVKVGIMPLTSMVAGDGTNFSGGERYTVGAWKDGKHLEESKKLIAFFAKPENMSRFANATKLPAGLKDISSEHEFSAYYDEFAGVRVFPYFDRVYLPNGMWDVICKTGTALLAGSVSPQQFADKMKSEYERLRDQ